The following proteins come from a genomic window of Bradyrhizobium paxllaeri:
- a CDS encoding class I SAM-dependent methyltransferase yields the protein MHPDSAAKVWQAHYADPEAVTRYAEGPPRFVPGYADMHRMTRILLAERVPPDAKVLVLGAGGGLELKALAEAEPRWRFVGVDPAEAMLKLAEQTLGPSNARVQLQQGYIDDAPDGPFDAATCLLTLHFLDAEERRRTAREIHRRLKPGAPFVAAHSSFPQATDERTRWLSRYAAYAIASGADPDKANNARAAVDASLSLLSPEQDARVLSEAGFRDVELFYAAFTWRGWVGYA from the coding sequence ATGCATCCTGATTCAGCAGCCAAGGTGTGGCAGGCGCACTATGCCGATCCCGAGGCCGTAACACGCTATGCCGAAGGGCCGCCGCGCTTCGTGCCTGGCTACGCGGACATGCATCGCATGACCCGTATCCTGCTCGCGGAACGGGTTCCGCCAGATGCGAAAGTGCTGGTGCTCGGCGCCGGTGGCGGGCTGGAATTGAAGGCATTGGCGGAGGCAGAGCCGCGCTGGCGCTTCGTCGGCGTCGATCCCGCCGAGGCGATGCTGAAGCTTGCCGAGCAGACGCTGGGGCCATCCAACGCGCGCGTGCAGTTGCAGCAGGGTTATATCGACGATGCACCCGATGGGCCGTTCGATGCCGCCACCTGCCTGCTGACGCTGCATTTCCTCGACGCGGAAGAACGACGGCGAACGGCAAGGGAAATCCACCGCCGTCTCAAACCCGGCGCCCCCTTCGTGGCCGCCCATTCCAGCTTTCCGCAAGCCACAGACGAGCGCACGCGATGGCTATCGCGCTACGCAGCGTACGCGATCGCTTCCGGCGCCGATCCGGACAAGGCCAACAACGCGCGTGCGGCGGTCGATGCCAGCCTGAGCCTGCTCAGCCCGGAACAGGACGCGCGAGTTCTCAGCGAGGCCGGCTTCCGGGATGTCGAGTTGTTCTACGCCGCGTTCACCTGGCGCGGCTGGGTTGGCTACGCCTGA